Part of the Nothobranchius furzeri strain GRZ-AD chromosome 2, NfurGRZ-RIMD1, whole genome shotgun sequence genome, TTAACCAACAGCTGCTGACACCAATCAGTCTGACTGAATCTGTTTCATAACACCGGCTGCTTTTAGCTAAAGGGAATCCCGAAGCTCCGCTCTTGTTTCAGCTACTGGATGAACGTCACAAATGTTCGTTTCCACTCTATTTATACCCCATGACCTGATCAGCTGTTGGGAAACCTGAACCCACTCCACTCTTTGACCTCTGCAGCTTCAGTTCCTTGCCAGAACCCTCAGATCGTAACATAAAAGACAGAAGTAGTAATCAGTGAACTCTCATTCGTCTGCATGAGAACAAATACCGTCAGTTTTAGGCCTTAAACCGCTTAAGTTGTGTTTATTACAGGTAAAAAATGAGgtggtcagcctgatgatgtttgcagccgcaaacgaaacgttgcaggtaaataaaccttttctgtgttttaaaaagaaatgaaagatggagtttgaaactcaacacagcaagaacacaccaaagctgttaaaggtaaaaaaaagttttctatgttTTGCAGctctgaattcaattcaattcaagtttatttataaagcgccaaatcacaacaagactcgtctcaaggcccttcacatagtaaacattccaatacaggccagTTCATAAAGCTAATCAGTAAACcgtttcctatttaaggaacccagcaaattgcatcaagtcactgacttgtgtcagagtctgtacagcaatcctcatactaagcaagcatttagtgacagtggagaggaaaactcctttttaacaggaagaaacctccagaggatcctggctcagtataagcagccatccaccacaactcactggggatggagaagacagaacacacacacacaaacacacacacacacacaacatatatgccAAGTAATGTTCCTATGGTTACATtgcgatttcttagtaaatattctatttagtgagagataaactttattgtatttatccaagtgaatctataatttaacgggtaaactagtagtagcacattcaatgtcaaagaaagtaaaatgttattatcaggagagggagaatgtttaagtggttagcaacagtgttcaagacgatggccctctccatgaggccaccacagctcagcagaacatcattgtagcttcttctggggagaaaaacactctgagaaaaaataaagtcaacagctgaaatagcaggaaatgatgcagttaaagagcaaattgtagaagaaagtagtagagtgtggaaagtggtcagtatgtcctccagcaatgAATGAATGATCCATCCTATCTACAGGAACGTTTATATCAGCTAAGACCAACCAATCAGATGTACCTAAGATGTTCTCTATGGTAgtgcgtccagcaatggtcaggttttaggtacagtttgaccattcaacatctggtcaaaaaggagacacgagactgcatgtgttccctttaaattggcctgcgttcatcccatcagctggagctcagagcctctctgcagctctgaacacatgacaacaaattgtcaacaataatgttctctcctcaaggtccatccttatcgtcctacaggattcttcatgcctaacactcgcagcccggatcagttgctaaatcaaagaatgatttcataaattaaatatgaacttctaaaacgtataagctagataatcattaactaaacgtttgtttattgctacttataataattataatataatgaaatgtttcattgatctgtgctcaatgactgaagtttgaaatgaatgttatgtgatGATTAcaatgattgaaatatgtttcagcatgttaatatgacaaggtcatcaccatttgcactcacacaaggacaaagtaaggttaagttaaactcatgacacatagatagtcctttacccagatcagagcatccggtatcaagggAGGTGTGCGTTTCTgaattgtcttggtaatattcctcaaacttgtcaacctctggttggctacacaaatcataacatgagagcattaaaactggatcactctggtgattcatcagtagttcttgagaaagcttcagaccggccatctgaagaaaaaccctctttaacccatcaaagcttttgacaagtcgtcaaaacctttttgcacctgcgaagctgataccgcaacagttcctgTAGAACAAGCTGGTATTGTATAGACTCCTTAAGAGCCTGCCAGACGCGCGGTCCTATCCATCTGACCGGTCTAGTggtgccgcagtttcttctacagacctcggtgcctggaagtccgaggacttcgacattccggatctatcacgagggtcttcgagtgggtatgtagacatgacagattgcgtctgatgtgtttttgataataatcaactgcatagcttaacgcaaaccaaattattttacatccaggactcagctctcctagatacggaagttctgacaacattgcattcacacataggtttcatacatcacatctagttccatccatcacagtaaatgttagttaacctgtcatgttttaattgtttgtaaaataaattcttacttttataaacctgactcttttctgaatcaaaacgaagtgtgtacaatcccttaatgaataaagaatcctggaatcttctgataaacacaataaagaccaagcagggttgatattccatatttagatagagtatcacagcttattggtcataagtagaggtaatatatatattgagctcttaaagcactcaattttccAAACCCTACAGTGCGTATCAGCAGCTACGGTAAACTGTCTGAACAGGGTAGCGCATTGTGTACCGTTGCCTCTCGTCTTTGCGGTCAGGTGTGTGGTCTTTGGTGAGCTTGTTGCGTTTTCCCTTCCTGCACAGCAGCGCCCGGCTGTCTCCGACGCTGCCGACCACCAGTTCCACGCTGTCCCGTAGCAGAGCAACTGTTGCCGTGGTACCGACTTTCAGAAAGGAATCTAGGAAGGAAGGAAGGCGTGTTTCAATGATTCATTTGATTTGATGTGATTTAAGCCTTCAACTCAGAAATCAACTCTTTAGTTTCTATATCTAGCTGATGCATGATTGGTTACAAAAATCTGTGTTTTGGGaagttaaagggttaaatttcACGAATCTTTAACCCTTTGAAGCTGACAGATGAAACGATTGTCTGCATGGCTTACCATTGTTGAAGTACTTCAGATGAGTGAGTAGAGCCGTGTCAGCATCTAAAAATGCTTTCCTTAAAACCCTCTCCAGATCATCGCTCTCCTCCAAAGCGTCTCTGCATCAGAACATTCAGCGGTTTGTAAAGCTGTCCACTAGAGGCTTCTCTCAGAGTTCATCTAATAAAACTCAACCTGATGAATTTTTCCATGAAGGTGTAGCAGTAGTCGGCAGCATGAGGCCCGCCGTGGCCGTCGAACACGGCAAAGTACAGCAGGTTGTCGTGGATACGGGCGATACGGAGACGATCCTCATTCTGCTTCCTGCGACCAAAAACCGACGCACTTCCAACCCGAGACAGACTGACCTGAGAGGAAAACGAACACGCTCAACAGCTGGGTTTGACTGTTCCTCTGCAATGTTCTGTTTATTTGTGTGTTTACTCACCTGTGGAATGGGTTTTCCATATTTGATACTGGATGGCAGCAGAATCGGTTCCTCTATCCGGTTGTCCCAAATCCCAAACGAGTCCCACGTTACTGGTAGGCCACTGCCATTACTTCCAAACCTGGCCGACCCACCGGCCTGCCGAACACCGACCAATCCCAACAACCCTCCATCCACCTGAAGGACCACCAGAGGGTAGAAAATGGCCAGATTATACCTTAAGTCATATAAAAACCTGGCCTACGTTATAAAAGAGTTGGGGTTGGGTTATTTTCTACCGGAGGAGGGATTTTATCTATCTTTGGCATCCTGGTGTCCTGGTGGATCTGCAGACCAACATTGTCTTCAGTAATACGGGTATTGCTCCTGTCTGTTGAGGTGAAGGAGGAGCTAATTTCCTACATCCCAACCCTCATCTACAGTGATCAGATCTGAATCATGAATGATAGGAGGTCCTGATTCCAAACAGTTAAAAGGCTCTTCCTCTGTTGGGTGGCTGGGTTTAGCCTCATGGACTAGATGAGGAGCACAGaagctcctcctcatcaaaaggagtcagttgaggtggtttgaacATCTGACTTGGATGAGAGGAGAACCTGGGGAATACCTCCTTAATAATCTGGGAATACCACAAGATCACTCTGAGGAGGGAGGTTTGGGATTACCTCCTGGGTGTGCTGGACTTCATATTAAGTACCCAATATGGATGTGGACAGATTTACCTGCCCAGACACTGTGGAGGCTTCAGTTAAGGACCGTACAGCGAGGAAGGTTTGTCTGCTGGTGGAGGAGCGACCACAACGTAGAAGGTTAAGGAGCACTGGAGATGACATGGCTGAGTGTCAAACAGCTGCAGAGATTTCAAGAAGGTATAATAAACCTGGCCTGGTTGCAGTTTTctgaaataaaagaataaaaacatttacagAAAGTTTAACGAGATTTCACCATAATTCTCTTGATTTAAAACACTTTTAAATGCATCTGGTGGACTGATGCTGAATTGAACTGTAAGGTAGGATTCAACTGACCTATAATTGGTGACATTAACGTGATTTATATTCAGTGTTGTCTGTGTCTTCAGGACTATAGCGTGTGTGTCTACAAATAGTCGTGCAACTCTGCATTTTCGCTACTTCCTTTCCTATCCGTTACAAGCAGTCGAGCTCTATAAATACTTGGCCTGATTAGCAACACCTCCATGAAAAAGACACacgaaaagtcattttttttttgtaataaatCACAAACATGCCTACTGTACATTAAACaacacattatattatattatagcatTTTGTCATGAAGTTTATATCTCTGGCCAATGAGAAAATTCATCTAAATGTTAATTAGTCTGACGAGAGTTTAGAGCAAGATTTGAAATTGAAATGTTACATTTTCTGCTAGAACATTTCAGAAGTTATTGCATCATTTAAATTGTTCCATTTATTTTTGTTATaaaaataattgtaaaacaaaaacagttaaattgctaagaaaatataaaatattgACATCTTCTACACATATAATAAATTTGCTGCATAAAACTAGCTAAAGACTAGCTAAAAATAGGTATATGCAGTTATAGTGGCCTATAATATAACATATTCCAAATGTCTTGAAGCAaacttatttttatttcatttctaggTCCTGCTGAGAACCTGTGACGGTTTATAAGACATAAAATCAGCAGCTGCTGGTTGAGTTGCAACAGAAAAGTTGACATAAAAAATGGCGGATTTCAAACAAAATCAGACCTTTTTCGTGGTGACTTTCCCGCCTTTTGCAGTTTCCTTGGCAACAGGTTTCCACCCGCAGTGGCCTCGAGCCGTCGGTCGCGCTCGTGCTGTGGTTCTTCAGCTCAGCTGGAAAAGATTTAAACGGATCAGAAGCCGACCGATGAGAGGAGGACACATCATGACGTCATCATATCTGGTGTAGTGGGGCTCTGGTTTCCTCTGCTAAACAGGTTGGAATTTCTCAAATGGAATATCAGTATGTGAGTGGAAATAAAGCCTCGCCCTCTtcatttcacaagaaaaacaaactCGTTAACTCAAACTCGTCATTATAATCACTCATTTAATAATTAAACATTAAATTAGACTTGTGTTGTCATATTCATCACAACTACCtctgtatatatgtatagatagatagatgatagatagatagatgatagatagatagatagatagatagatagatagatagatagatagatagatagatagatagatagatagatagatagatgatagatagatagatagatagatagatagatagatagatagatagatagatagatagatagatagatagatagatagatagataatgacctgcacttgtatagcgcctctcagagtaaggactccaaagcactttactctacagtgtatcattcatccattcacacacacattcacacactggtggggatgagaggcgaggctgccgaacacaggcgccaacggaccctctgaccaccaccagcaggcaaggtgggtttaaaggttggtttatgcttgacgcgtccgcgaggtccgcacggctccgcgcggaaaagttgcgtcattttgcgtcattttaacaaccacgcccctccacctcgtctccgcacggcccaagatttccgcaacgcgcacctcggaaaatttctaaccacgcggacggtcggacgcggaaaaacatggcggaccggcacggcagaggttcgtaaatacagacatttgtatgattcagctctcaaagatcgccgtgatcaacatgttgttaataattcttggagagaaatagctcgcactgtcggaaaagacgaggacgctgttaaaaatgctgaaatgccatgttgtaaacagtgatttctacttctactatggtgtagtgttggatgcatgctgtagagctccatgctgcccccttcagtttgggagaatattggctcaccgcagagacgagccgcacaaaccataaacactgcgagttgtgaagcgcgttccatccgcgagccgcatcaccgtgcggaaagtgaatgcgtcaagcataaaccaagattTAAGCTTTAAGTGTTGATGCTTTCCttgataagtgtcttgcccaaggacacaacagcagaattctctgtccggagccggaatcgaacctgcaaccttccaattactggacaacccactcaacctgttgagctaatgctgcctagatagatagatagatagatagatagatagatctcgTCTGGTCCCATCCCAGTAAGGAGCCAGGTGGCTCACATTAGAGTGATTGCAGGGTGGGGTGAGTTATCTAATaaaagcaagcccccacaatgcggctcaaaaattgaggccaacccggaagcaccaaaaattgcagttccaccctcatccactgggggctggtgtcagaagcgagcaaatcctcattgactcccatgttaaaaataccaatttcacagcagaaataaacatgtttacagcctggttccaaaacatgtttttggtttaaatgatctagtttacactcatgacaactctgaggggggtgaatttttttctcactcttctgtttaagtgtattaaaagcctaaaattctgtataattaatgagcatcagacccacgtgaccgcagagctagctccgtggaaaggcctcagtagagcctcggtctggcttggaaactgctccgggattttgagtctctgtgtgtgtgtattctgtttttgatattatttgtgcaattgttggacaaaatgacttgctgtggcattaattgcactaatagagcgtccaaggagtctccacttcatttttttcggtaagtaaaattatatttatgtattttaggtcactgccgagctgagcttagattttaacatgtactgtttaaccatgaaatttaaatgtaatagggtaaaacccagtgcatttaacataatgctgcactttagaaaatgggttgaaatataacatgttgatggagctgggttccggctatcggcttgtggagctctcgggagacagatgttttccacccggttctcccctccccgcagctcggcgcatctctgtctgatcacggcttctgtctgctgcgcaggctgccggcttgtggagctctgagatggaaacctttccacccggttctccccagcggcagctctgcgcatctcagatcgcagcggcgcttctctgctgtgtggctgccagcttgtctcggagacctctgtgttccacccggttctccccagcggtcagcccggcgtatctctgactcagaagctctggtgttgtgcacagttaactccggttgtagctaggttgctacctccgttagcttagctcccacctccacaatagctttgggttagcttcaggttagcttgtagctagttcgaccgggtgtcgtcagttgatcccagccttacagccccaccctcaaccccacctctcttcccttttttggaattgtctgggcttgacggaacccatgacacagtcaaaatggcggtggtggccacctcccatttggcctcaaaaacgtgttattggagtctatggaaagccATTCTCCAATATTTTTATGTCGATGAATAAAAGGCAGCTGCCTGCTCTTTCAGCAGGACAGCTTTCGTATGGCACTTCAGGTGCTGAGGTAATGAGAAAGCCCAACTGCAAGCAGCGATTACCGGAGCTGCATGTGCTGTTACAGTGTCAAACTGCACTCGGGTACTTCTAATCAGTTCTCTGCCCTGCATGTGTGGCAGCCATATTAAGGCTGATCCGACTCAGCCGCGCTACGACCGTACATCTTTGCCtctgattgggggggggggggtggggggggggtgtactgaTCCAGGGGAACCATGCCAGTTTATTTGTTTGCAGTGTCTGTGCGCCGAGAGccgctgtcggtacaggatctgctcgggtgcaggatcggctcggggtccttcgactgccgatgacgtcaaagtagttgattggctgaacgtgaagcttacggaagttacgttgttacgattttgattggtcagaacaaatttgcggtcatagtcttagcggttgtagtcctgtagtccaaacatcaacactttttggagaaaatttgtttgaatttctaaaggaaatgtaaaatataagcaaatgataaacggtgaccctcaaaagctcttgatgttgatgaaatggggcaaaataaaatataagaacttattgaaagacaccaagaaatattttgaatcaaagaatgtatttagataacaactaatgaaatatacagacgaacgccccattaatacaaacagatgtggcttcacatataagaactgttctatgttttgtcagtccgatgttggttttatgcagttttacattctttacaaaacaaagataatctggtgttttattaacaaattacaattataaagaaaacatttaggtgttaacaaacaagaatttattaacaaaactgctgatgtctttcctaaACGTGTGTATGAAAGCCGAGTagttttgcagtaatgtgacgtcaccggcagtcgaaggaccccgagccgatcctgtacccaaGCAGATCCTGTGTAGCTGCCCCTGGCACCATGAAGAAAAGAACGGAGCCTCGACGGGTGCGCAAACTTTTATTTGTTTCTCTGGTCCAATGCCTTGGACTTTACTCCATGAGTTGCACCGTGAAAACTGTTTAGAGATATACAAAGCATAAATAAAAGGTGAACACAACTTCAATGTCATAACAGAAATAGATTACAGTATATTCTCACATTTACCTTGCTCCGCTGGCCAAGGGTGCTAAACAAAACAATAATTCCTCAGAGCTGCTTTATCTGTAGATTTGACCAGGTGAtggacaagaaaaacaaacaatgacTATAGAGTGTCAAACTAATAACCCAAACAAAAGCGTCAATACAGCAAAACTTACGTGGGGATGCAGTCGGCAACGTGCAGCTGAGGTGAATTTAGGCTAAAGACATAATTTCAATACTTCAAACAGTGTTATCTTCTCTACAAGTTAACCCAAGCAGTTTTCTCTGGAGGGGTGTGGCTTATATAAATTCTGTGAGCCAATTAAGGGTCATTGCCATCAGTTGCTCAGCTGGCAGCTACATCCTGTACCGACACTGCTATTACATTCAGCTAACCCAGGGTGGCGTTGCTGCAACCACCTTTTAAACCATTTATTCAATTGTCACGACTACCACATAACACAGTGATGTGCCAAAAAAACCTATTTAAATAAataggctgaccttttgctgctgtacacGCCGCGGATGCGATTGAAATCGCGAGGTGaacgagcatggacgtaattttcagtttaaaagtgggggggacacggggggggggggggggtatctttacagtatgctctaatgggaaactggtttcaacacaaacggttgttttccgcttggtcctagagctcaaccagtgtcaatttaatatagtgtgatattgtttttggatggtaaaaagtgcaggggtcaaaacctgactttggaaaaagtgggggggacatgtcccccctgtcccccccccccaaattacgtccatgtgaacgagcatttgtccatgctgccccaaagctatggaactcattgcccattggagttcggcaggctccatctctggcggtttttaaatctcgtttaaagacccacttttacgctttggcttttagacagtgactcgttttagtgttttattgtatcagtgttttaatgtgttcttagtatttatcatgttttatctgcttttgatttggacttttatcctctgttttagttctttcgaatggttgtgttttgttttagcctgtgcagcactttgggcagctcccatgctgcgttttaaatgtgctatataaataaactatgctgtgCTATGCTAAAAACAAAGGAGCAATATTATAACAACTAACATGAGCTTCAAACAAAGATTAAAAGCTAtgtagagcacacacacacacacacatacacataaaaaCAAAAGCAATATAAGGAGGTCAATATTTCCTGAGGTTTATAATAAATTTTTCATAAAATATCCTCCTGTGTTTCTACGTCTGAATGAATAAAACACAACAGGGTCCCTGTTAACATCAACGTGACTTTAATGTTTCTGAATTATTCAAATCAACAGTTCAGCTCCATCAACAGCATccatcgggggtgggggtggggtgaagAAGGAAGGATGAAAAGCTAGGATTACATTTGCTCATATGTGGAAAAAATTCAAAAAATGAGGAATTTTTTTATGAGCTTTAAAAACGTTGTTATTATAGAGGAACTGATTAGTGTGGAAACGTGtaacagaaagagaaaaaacaagAAGAGGTAAGATTAAGTAAGGGAATGAAAGGTAAACATCCGACACAAAAATAAATACAGATGGAGACAGTGAAGACAGTACAACAATAGATGAGAAAATTTAAGAAAATTTAAGAAATCGGCAGAAACCACTCCTTGACTTAAACTCCTGTGAGCTGCTGGGTGTTTAAGTATGTATGTTGTGAGTTTCATAAAACAGGAAGTGTATTAAATGTGTAGCAGAAACGACCCTGCTGTCCTCTACATCAACAACCAGCACCGGTTAAGAGTAAATCTGTACATCTGACTAAATAAAGACCTCTGTGGTCATCACAGCTGAAGGATGCTTCAGCTCTCTGGTCCTGATTGACTTGTTCTTCTCTAGAAAGACTCTTTGATTCCATTCACTCATGCAAGACAAGCTTTGatcaataaaattaaaacataaacacaaatgtacCCGTTTTTATTCGACCACAATGGTTTAAACCAAAGGTACATTGGTTGTGATGCATATACATGTCTTGATGCCTTTTTATCACAAACTGTCTTATTTTGGTCACCAACAACTTTCAGTGTTGTCTCTCCTGTTTGGAGGCCCGCTACAAAGTTTTGACTATTTTGGAGAACGTGTTCAAGAGTCGGGCCGTGTGAGAGGAAGACCTTATGACTTGCAATAAAAGTGAGACTTCTCAAgaacgtttcaagacattttgaatGCTGCTCTTGGTTTGTTTC contains:
- the ppm1ka gene encoding protein phosphatase Mn(2+)-dependent 1K — its product is MSSPVLLNLLRCGRSSTSRQTFLAVRSLTEASTVSGQVDGGLLGLVGVRQAGGSARFGSNGSGLPVTWDSFGIWDNRIEEPILLPSSIKYGKPIPQVSLSRVGSASVFGRRKQNEDRLRIARIHDNLLYFAVFDGHGGPHAADYCYTFMEKFIRDALEESDDLERVLRKAFLDADTALLTHLKYFNNDSFLKVGTTATVALLRDSVELVVGSVGDSRALLCRKGKRNKLTKDHTPDRKDERQRIQRFGGFLTWNSVGQANVNGRLAMTRSIGDFHLKSSGVIPEPETHRITVQHAHDSFLALTTDGINFLLSDQEICDVINQCHDPTEAAEVISEQALQYGSEDNATIVIVPFGAWGKHKTSTAIYSMSRNFASSGRWA